The Chitinophaga sp. H8 genome contains a region encoding:
- a CDS encoding RagB/SusD family nutrient uptake outer membrane protein has product MKTKYLLIAAVTLFTVACSKDMLEKYPQDKINDMNFWNAASEVTMYANQFYSSFTKEYIWQYDNYTDNNAPNNRNAYIWGESVVPVTGGGWGKTDWERIRGCNYALQRVARMARTSELDVAEAELRFFKSYYYLEKVKRFGDVPWFDKDLQTNSEELYKGRDARKVVVANILSDLDYAVQHLPPTSPTDRLTKYAALALKAETCLFEGTFRKYHGLGDFEELLRQAANSCEEIMKTGIFSLYTTGKPNEDYFNLFVQYELKGNPEGILVDRYITNKRMNNDVRKIGEAQTGFTKDFVESYLCKDGLPISLSKLYKGDARFEDEFVDRDPRMAQTVYNSDRPYRIYDDGSVMYKPMPQFDLLFCPTSYNIIKGYSPYEKDRQENQGVIDHFVYRYGVILVSYAEAKAELGECTQDVLDKSINLLRSRVGMPPLMVAVGFVDPNWPKWEVAVSPLINEIRRERRVECCEEAIRFDDLVRWKAGKLLENPKTQYGALDPATASYRVIYPGFERKWNDKLYLYPIPSQEISLNPALKQNHGWE; this is encoded by the coding sequence ATGAAAACTAAATATTTGCTTATCGCCGCGGTTACGCTTTTTACAGTTGCCTGCAGCAAAGATATGCTCGAGAAATATCCGCAGGATAAGATCAACGATATGAACTTCTGGAATGCTGCTTCAGAAGTAACGATGTATGCCAACCAGTTTTATTCATCTTTTACGAAGGAGTATATCTGGCAATATGATAATTACACTGATAATAATGCGCCTAATAACCGTAATGCCTATATATGGGGGGAAAGCGTAGTGCCTGTAACAGGTGGAGGTTGGGGAAAAACGGACTGGGAACGTATCAGGGGATGTAACTATGCCTTGCAACGGGTAGCCCGGATGGCAAGGACATCCGAACTGGATGTTGCCGAAGCAGAATTGCGCTTTTTTAAGTCGTATTATTACCTGGAAAAAGTAAAACGGTTTGGTGACGTTCCCTGGTTTGATAAAGATCTGCAAACAAACTCGGAAGAATTGTATAAAGGAAGGGATGCCAGGAAAGTGGTCGTAGCCAATATTTTATCCGATCTGGATTATGCTGTTCAACATCTTCCGCCTACTTCACCAACCGACAGGTTAACCAAATATGCCGCACTTGCATTAAAAGCAGAGACCTGTCTGTTTGAGGGAACGTTCCGTAAATATCACGGTCTCGGTGATTTTGAAGAACTTTTACGGCAGGCGGCTAACTCCTGCGAAGAGATTATGAAAACTGGTATATTCAGTTTGTATACCACGGGGAAGCCTAATGAGGACTATTTTAATCTTTTTGTTCAGTATGAGTTAAAAGGAAACCCTGAAGGTATATTGGTTGATCGGTATATTACCAATAAAAGGATGAATAACGACGTGCGCAAAATAGGAGAGGCGCAAACAGGATTTACAAAAGATTTTGTGGAATCCTATTTATGTAAAGACGGATTACCCATTTCTTTGAGTAAATTGTATAAAGGGGATGCGCGTTTTGAAGACGAGTTTGTGGACAGGGATCCAAGAATGGCGCAAACTGTTTATAATAGCGACAGGCCTTACAGGATCTATGATGACGGATCTGTAATGTATAAGCCCATGCCGCAGTTTGACCTGCTTTTTTGTCCAACCAGCTATAATATCATTAAAGGGTATTCCCCTTATGAAAAAGACCGTCAGGAAAACCAGGGAGTGATTGATCATTTTGTTTACCGTTATGGAGTCATCCTGGTGAGCTATGCCGAAGCCAAAGCTGAATTGGGCGAATGCACCCAGGACGTTTTGGATAAATCGATAAATCTGTTAAGAAGCAGGGTGGGAATGCCCCCGCTTATGGTGGCAGTTGGTTTTGTTGACCCCAACTGGCCTAAATGGGAAGTGGCTGTATCTCCCTTGATCAATGAAATACGGAGAGAACGCAGGGTAGAATGCTGTGAGGAAGCAATACGATTTGATGACCTGGTAAGATGGAAAGCAGGAAAATTACTGGAAAATCCAAAAACGCAGTATGGTGCACTTGATCCGGCTACTGCAAGCTACCGGGTAATTTATCCAGGCTTTGAGCGAAAATGGAATGATAAGCTGTACCTGTATCCGATACCCTCTCAGGAGATATCTTTAAATCCGGCACTGAAACAAAACCACGGCTGGGAATAA
- a CDS encoding SusC/RagA family TonB-linked outer membrane protein, whose translation MLHAQFSFSQQKKTVNGVVVAEDNTPLEGVSVSVKNGSKGTVTSKEGKFAIVAGTGDVLVFSSVNYGTQEITVANEAMIGVIKLIPKNVVLSDIVVVGYGTQKKVNLTGAVATVNSKVLENRPVTNIGEALQGMVSNLNITPGSGAPGKGATFNVRGFTSINGGGPLVLVNGIPMDINLINPADIENVTVLKDAAAAAIYGARAAYGVVLVTTKSGSKEQKPKVSFSANYAVNTPVVKLEMMDAMERMRYMNTGNINSSGQVWGEFDKYGEAAITAHYLDPSQPELFTHPNNPSVWTPSANTDWARELLRDNFPMQQYTASISGGTDKVNYYTSLSYFNQKGIAKHFNENFDRYNVMSNINYKVAKWITVGSKLSVNITSKKYPPNNAINQFPEDYTGFMIYAIPSVPIYTPDGNWYQYGSIPNMVQMRKEGGYRTRDVNNIWLTGNVRMTPVDKVSINMDYSYSTNTRKELDYMRQLPKYDKGGLAGYYPFSNPSAVLRTNTDDKNIVFNAYADYENNFASKHYFKAMAGVNHEQSVTNIANASRKNLIIGSIPYMSLATGDMEVRDGISEASILGVFGRINYSYDDRYLLEINGRYDGTSRFPKNRRFAIFPSFSLGWRIDRERFFGGLSNVVDMLKIRGSYGSLGNQNVQGDYPYIATYGSGQANYLLNGERQMTVTPPGLVSATLTWEKVTQKNIGLDFAMFDNKFTGSADIYRRDTKDMLTKSKTLPAVLAVDEPRENAADLKTTGFDITLGWKDKINDFSYGITLLLSDYTSQITRFDNPRGLIADYYVGKNLGEIWGFETGGIFQTDEAAAALDQTQISGRKRAAGDLWFKDLNDDGKITRGDNTLSNPGDQKVIGNNTPRYSYGVRTEFAWKGFDLEIFLQGVAKRQVVLDNTFYLNAWNNPHWSPLFKDGLDYWSPENREALYPRPWVGQAPDVTAPQTRYLQNGAYLRLKQLTLGYTIPEPILRRLKIQYVRLYLSGNNIATLTRMIKISDPEQGGSLYYPLNRSLSVGANFTF comes from the coding sequence ATGCTTCATGCACAGTTTTCGTTTTCTCAGCAGAAGAAAACAGTAAACGGAGTAGTTGTAGCGGAAGATAATACTCCTTTGGAAGGAGTATCGGTCAGTGTGAAAAACGGGTCAAAGGGAACAGTTACCAGTAAGGAGGGGAAATTTGCCATAGTGGCTGGCACAGGTGATGTGCTTGTTTTTTCCTCCGTTAATTATGGGACGCAGGAAATAACGGTGGCCAATGAGGCAATGATAGGTGTTATAAAGCTGATTCCTAAAAATGTAGTGTTGAGCGACATTGTGGTGGTAGGGTACGGTACACAAAAGAAGGTAAACTTGACGGGGGCAGTGGCTACTGTTAACTCAAAAGTTTTGGAGAATCGCCCGGTTACAAACATCGGAGAGGCATTGCAGGGAATGGTATCTAATCTGAATATTACTCCTGGAAGTGGAGCCCCCGGTAAGGGAGCTACTTTTAATGTACGCGGGTTTACTTCGATTAACGGAGGTGGACCACTTGTATTGGTAAACGGCATACCGATGGACATTAACCTGATCAACCCGGCTGATATTGAAAATGTAACAGTGCTTAAAGATGCGGCAGCAGCTGCTATCTACGGAGCCCGTGCTGCGTATGGGGTTGTACTGGTTACAACAAAAAGCGGATCGAAGGAGCAGAAACCAAAAGTATCTTTCTCTGCTAACTATGCTGTAAATACACCTGTAGTGAAGCTGGAAATGATGGACGCAATGGAGCGTATGCGATACATGAATACGGGAAACATAAATTCCAGCGGTCAGGTTTGGGGAGAGTTTGACAAGTATGGGGAAGCGGCTATTACTGCACATTACCTGGACCCGTCCCAGCCGGAATTATTTACACATCCCAATAATCCGAGTGTATGGACCCCTTCGGCCAACACAGATTGGGCAAGAGAACTACTGCGGGATAACTTCCCGATGCAGCAATATACTGCAAGTATTTCCGGAGGAACTGATAAGGTTAATTACTATACGTCTCTTTCCTATTTTAATCAAAAGGGGATCGCTAAACATTTTAATGAAAACTTTGACAGGTATAATGTTATGAGTAACATTAACTATAAAGTAGCGAAATGGATTACTGTTGGCTCAAAGTTATCGGTGAACATTACCAGTAAAAAATACCCCCCGAATAACGCTATCAATCAATTCCCGGAGGATTATACCGGTTTTATGATCTATGCGATACCCAGTGTCCCCATTTATACCCCTGATGGAAACTGGTACCAGTACGGTTCAATACCTAATATGGTGCAAATGCGTAAGGAGGGTGGGTACAGGACCCGGGATGTTAATAATATATGGCTTACAGGAAATGTGAGAATGACACCGGTCGATAAGGTAAGCATAAATATGGACTACTCCTATAGCACCAATACAAGAAAAGAGCTGGATTATATGAGACAGCTGCCCAAATATGATAAGGGAGGACTGGCAGGTTATTACCCTTTTTCAAATCCAAGTGCTGTGCTTCGGACTAATACCGATGATAAAAACATTGTGTTTAACGCATATGCGGATTATGAAAACAACTTTGCCTCCAAACATTATTTTAAAGCAATGGCCGGTGTGAATCATGAACAGTCTGTTACCAATATCGCCAATGCCAGCCGTAAAAACCTGATAATAGGAAGCATTCCTTATATGAGCCTGGCTACGGGGGATATGGAAGTGAGGGACGGTATTTCCGAGGCCTCCATATTAGGCGTATTTGGTAGAATTAACTACAGTTATGATGACAGGTATCTGCTTGAGATTAATGGCAGGTATGATGGTACTTCCCGGTTTCCGAAAAACAGGCGGTTCGCGATTTTCCCTTCTTTCTCCCTTGGATGGCGTATTGACAGGGAACGTTTCTTTGGCGGATTGAGCAATGTAGTGGATATGCTTAAAATAAGGGGGTCCTATGGAAGCTTGGGTAATCAGAATGTACAGGGGGATTATCCGTATATCGCTACTTATGGATCAGGTCAGGCCAACTACCTTTTGAATGGAGAAAGACAGATGACGGTTACACCTCCGGGGCTGGTGAGTGCTACCCTTACCTGGGAGAAAGTGACGCAAAAGAACATAGGGCTTGATTTTGCAATGTTCGATAATAAGTTTACGGGTAGTGCGGACATTTATCGCAGGGATACAAAGGATATGCTTACAAAATCCAAAACATTACCTGCTGTACTGGCAGTGGATGAGCCGAGGGAAAATGCCGCCGACTTGAAAACCACTGGCTTCGATATAACGCTGGGATGGAAAGACAAGATCAATGACTTTTCATACGGGATTACACTCCTTTTGTCCGACTATACTTCCCAGATTACGAGGTTTGATAATCCCCGTGGCCTGATTGCAGATTATTATGTAGGAAAGAACTTAGGTGAAATATGGGGTTTTGAAACCGGTGGGATTTTTCAAACTGATGAAGCAGCTGCCGCATTGGATCAGACGCAGATCAGCGGACGCAAGCGTGCAGCTGGTGATCTGTGGTTCAAAGACCTGAATGACGATGGGAAAATTACCAGGGGGGATAATACCTTAAGCAATCCGGGAGATCAGAAAGTGATTGGTAATAATACTCCTCGTTATAGCTATGGAGTAAGAACGGAATTTGCATGGAAGGGCTTCGATCTGGAAATATTTCTGCAAGGTGTAGCCAAAAGACAGGTGGTGCTGGATAACACTTTTTATCTGAATGCCTGGAATAATCCTCATTGGAGTCCATTATTTAAAGACGGGCTGGATTATTGGTCGCCCGAAAACAGAGAGGCACTATATCCACGCCCCTGGGTAGGACAGGCGCCTGATGTTACTGCACCACAAACAAGGTATTTGCAAAACGGGGCTTATCTCAGGTTAAAACAACTGACACTGGGATATACTATTCCTGAACCGATTCTCCGCCGGCTTAAGATCCAGTATGTAAGGCTTTACCTTTCAGGAAATAATATTGCAACGCTTACCCGGATGATTAAAATTTCCGATCCGGAACAAGGCGGCTCTTTATACTACCCGCTTAACCGGAGTCTCTCTGTAGGTGCAAACTTCACTTTTTAA
- a CDS encoding aspartate aminotransferase family protein, translating to MNNSLTVDKAWWRNAAEGIPRLITETPGPRSQQMHANTARYMKGLSSQVKLFPVCFEEGSGITLTDVDGNKYLDFSSGIYVTSLGHCHPKISEAVAYWAKKLMNAHDFTTPVKEKLMEKMAEILPGKLNAVQLYSDGTTAVEAAIRAARAISNKHEFISAYRDFHGKSMSAVSCAQMYRSETFSYGPTRAAGFYMVPRPDPYRPLWEKNDGSIDTDTYIKFYENFIKEGTVGNVAAFVLEPAQGWAGSIFPPDDFFPKLKALCEKHNILLYDDEVLAGMGRTGEWLTLNHWGVVPDIVTFGKSFGNGFPVTAMVVSEENGEALEKISASSSYGGNPMACAAALASIEVIEEEQLLENVRAVGSYFMRRMQQMKQDHPIIGDVKGKGFLLGIELVKDKKTKEPFPEAGVAVYQKAFKKGLAWIPAGHILRMSPPLIMDEKYAALGMDIIEDAITATEKQFGYR from the coding sequence ATGAACAACTCCTTAACCGTTGATAAAGCATGGTGGCGGAATGCTGCTGAAGGAATCCCCCGTTTAATCACAGAAACACCTGGTCCACGTTCGCAACAGATGCATGCCAATACTGCCAGATATATGAAGGGCTTGAGTTCTCAGGTGAAGTTATTTCCCGTTTGTTTTGAAGAAGGATCCGGGATTACTTTAACGGATGTAGATGGGAATAAATACCTGGATTTTTCCTCCGGTATTTATGTTACCTCATTGGGGCACTGCCATCCAAAGATTTCTGAAGCGGTAGCATATTGGGCAAAGAAGCTGATGAACGCGCATGATTTTACCACACCGGTGAAAGAAAAGCTGATGGAAAAGATGGCGGAAATACTTCCCGGAAAATTAAATGCAGTGCAGTTGTATTCTGATGGTACCACAGCAGTGGAAGCTGCCATACGGGCTGCACGGGCTATCAGCAATAAACATGAATTTATTTCTGCTTATCGCGACTTTCATGGCAAAAGTATGAGTGCGGTAAGTTGTGCGCAAATGTACAGAAGTGAAACCTTTAGTTATGGCCCTACCAGAGCTGCGGGTTTTTATATGGTGCCGAGACCGGATCCTTACCGTCCTTTATGGGAAAAGAATGATGGCTCGATTGACACAGATACTTACATAAAGTTTTACGAAAACTTTATTAAAGAAGGAACAGTTGGGAATGTGGCGGCCTTTGTACTGGAGCCCGCTCAGGGCTGGGCGGGTAGTATCTTTCCTCCAGATGATTTTTTTCCTAAATTGAAAGCTCTTTGTGAAAAGCATAATATATTGTTGTACGATGATGAAGTACTGGCAGGTATGGGAAGAACCGGCGAGTGGTTAACACTGAACCACTGGGGGGTAGTACCGGATATTGTGACTTTCGGTAAATCATTCGGTAATGGATTTCCTGTAACTGCAATGGTAGTAAGCGAAGAGAATGGGGAAGCCCTTGAGAAAATCTCTGCTTCTTCCAGCTATGGTGGAAACCCAATGGCATGTGCTGCGGCCCTGGCTTCGATAGAAGTTATTGAAGAGGAACAGCTCCTGGAGAATGTGAGAGCGGTGGGTAGTTATTTTATGAGAAGGATGCAACAGATGAAGCAGGATCATCCTATTATCGGAGATGTCAAAGGGAAGGGCTTTCTGCTGGGTATTGAGCTGGTAAAGGATAAAAAAACAAAAGAACCATTTCCGGAAGCAGGTGTAGCTGTATATCAAAAGGCATTTAAAAAAGGGCTGGCCTGGATACCTGCGGGGCATATCCTCCGTATGTCGCCTCCGCTGATTATGGACGAAAAATATGCGGCGCTTGGAATGGATATTATTGAAGATGCGATTACAGCAACAGAAAAACAATTTGGATACCGGTAG
- a CDS encoding glycosyl hydrolase: MKYRLYKVIACWGIVLMLLPACSYRVSRAERTWPHPTLTAKPWTRWWWLGNDVEKQHISWNLSEMQKAGFGGTEITPIYGVQGRENNEIQFLSPKWMDMYSYTMKEAERLGMMTDLNNGTGWPFGGPGVKIEDAAVKAVFHTYTIDGNRQADLKITPGTKEPAELSVVMAYGPDGQRLDVTASFLPDNTLHWIPPAGGKWKIIAVFNGKTMQTVKRAAPGGEGLVINHFSRKALTDYLWRFDSMFSSTGSKYPHTFFNDSYEVYGADWSENMFSEFEQRRGYRLQDYLPELLRQGSDTSLCARVVADYRETLSDMLLHNFTEPWNQWVHDKGSITRNQAHGSPGNVIDLYAAADIPECEAWSTWFNIPGLRYDSGMTPQQPGTVGLKFASSAAHLTGKPYTSSETFTWLTEHFRTALSQCKPMLDMLFVAGVNHVYFHGTPYTPKDAAWPGWLFYASVNFSPFNTIWKDLKSMNDYITKCQSFLQQGQPDNELLVYFPMYDVWHKEGGLFLPFDIGKKLSPAFDSVVRAISTGGYDADYISDRFIRQAAVENGQIVLPGGKYKTLIVPRCQLIPLETLEKLLLLAKEGATIAFLGELPADVPGFNQLIGRRERLRALKAQLPDPVKHFGATTQTRFYKGRIMTSLDSDSLLLFTGAKAEKAKAEFGLDYIRRKYDKGHIYFMTMLQNRSVDSWVPLGVKARAVLRFDPLTGEYGKAAIRSENGITAVYLQLLPGESVILKTFSDNDVAIPMLPAFQYSAPAFSLEGAWKLRFTDGDPIIKGEYDMPGSPVPWTTLAVTGADAYAGTARYTLTFSLPDTADEWELDFGSLAESAHVFVNGQDAGTVWSIPYRMRIGKFLKNGSNIIEVDVTNLPFNRIRYFDQQGIKWRIFKDINIVNTAYKDASYGSWPLAVSGLIQPVKLRPLFRKQ; this comes from the coding sequence ATGAAATACAGATTATACAAAGTAATAGCCTGTTGGGGCATTGTGCTGATGTTATTGCCGGCTTGTTCATACAGAGTTAGCCGGGCGGAACGGACATGGCCACACCCAACGTTAACAGCGAAGCCGTGGACGCGCTGGTGGTGGCTGGGTAATGATGTAGAGAAACAGCATATCTCCTGGAACCTCTCCGAGATGCAAAAAGCAGGATTTGGCGGAACGGAAATAACACCCATATACGGTGTGCAAGGGAGAGAAAATAACGAAATTCAATTCCTTTCACCGAAGTGGATGGATATGTATTCCTATACCATGAAAGAGGCGGAACGGTTGGGGATGATGACCGATTTGAATAACGGTACCGGCTGGCCGTTTGGAGGGCCGGGAGTGAAAATTGAGGATGCTGCCGTAAAGGCGGTGTTTCATACCTATACAATTGATGGTAACCGGCAGGCAGATTTAAAAATAACTCCTGGTACGAAGGAACCGGCTGAATTATCGGTTGTGATGGCTTATGGTCCGGATGGCCAACGTCTGGATGTTACGGCTTCCTTTTTGCCGGACAATACACTGCACTGGATACCTCCTGCTGGTGGCAAGTGGAAGATTATCGCTGTTTTCAACGGTAAAACAATGCAAACTGTAAAAAGAGCTGCTCCGGGAGGAGAAGGGCTGGTCATTAACCATTTTTCCAGGAAAGCTTTAACAGATTACCTCTGGCGGTTCGATAGCATGTTTTCGTCCACCGGAAGTAAGTATCCTCATACTTTTTTTAATGATTCCTATGAGGTATATGGCGCAGACTGGTCTGAAAATATGTTCAGTGAATTTGAACAAAGACGGGGGTATAGATTACAGGATTATTTACCAGAGCTGTTACGTCAGGGGAGTGATACCAGCCTGTGTGCGAGAGTGGTCGCTGATTACCGGGAAACATTGTCGGATATGCTGCTACACAACTTTACCGAGCCATGGAACCAATGGGTACATGATAAAGGAAGTATTACGCGCAACCAGGCACATGGATCACCTGGAAATGTCATAGACTTGTATGCAGCTGCTGACATTCCTGAATGCGAAGCGTGGAGCACCTGGTTTAATATACCCGGGTTACGGTACGATAGTGGTATGACTCCACAGCAGCCTGGTACTGTTGGCCTTAAATTTGCCTCTTCTGCTGCCCACCTGACCGGGAAACCATATACTTCTTCTGAAACATTTACCTGGCTTACAGAGCATTTCCGTACCGCTCTATCCCAGTGCAAGCCGATGTTGGATATGCTGTTTGTTGCAGGGGTCAATCATGTATATTTTCACGGCACCCCATATACGCCAAAGGATGCTGCTTGGCCGGGGTGGCTTTTCTATGCCTCAGTAAACTTTTCTCCTTTTAATACTATCTGGAAGGACCTCAAAAGCATGAATGACTATATTACAAAATGCCAGTCATTCCTCCAGCAAGGGCAGCCGGATAATGAATTGCTGGTCTATTTTCCAATGTACGACGTGTGGCATAAAGAGGGTGGACTTTTTCTTCCTTTCGATATCGGTAAAAAACTTTCTCCTGCATTTGACTCTGTTGTCAGGGCTATTTCCACCGGAGGTTACGATGCTGATTATATATCAGACAGGTTTATCAGACAGGCCGCTGTTGAGAATGGGCAAATTGTATTGCCAGGAGGAAAATATAAGACCCTCATTGTACCGAGGTGCCAGTTGATACCGTTAGAAACATTGGAAAAACTACTTTTGCTTGCAAAGGAAGGTGCCACTATTGCGTTCCTGGGCGAATTGCCTGCAGATGTGCCCGGATTCAATCAGCTCATAGGCAGACGGGAGCGGTTGCGGGCGCTGAAAGCACAGCTTCCGGACCCTGTTAAGCACTTTGGTGCAACAACACAAACACGCTTTTATAAGGGGCGTATAATGACAAGCCTGGATTCCGACAGCCTTTTGCTGTTTACTGGGGCTAAAGCAGAAAAGGCAAAGGCTGAGTTCGGCCTGGATTATATCCGTCGCAAATATGATAAAGGCCATATTTATTTTATGACAATGTTACAGAACAGGAGCGTGGATAGCTGGGTACCCCTGGGGGTAAAAGCCAGAGCTGTACTGCGCTTTGATCCCTTAACGGGCGAATATGGGAAAGCTGCTATTCGCAGCGAGAATGGTATAACGGCCGTTTATTTACAATTATTACCTGGCGAATCTGTGATACTGAAAACATTTTCTGATAATGATGTTGCCATTCCGATGCTTCCCGCATTTCAATATAGTGCCCCTGCATTTAGCCTTGAGGGGGCATGGAAGCTTAGATTTACCGATGGTGATCCTATTATAAAGGGAGAGTATGATATGCCAGGTAGTCCTGTTCCGTGGACAACGCTTGCTGTAACTGGCGCCGACGCATATGCGGGTACAGCAAGGTATACGCTTACATTCTCACTGCCAGATACCGCTGATGAGTGGGAGCTGGACTTTGGTTCGCTGGCAGAGAGCGCACACGTGTTTGTTAATGGGCAGGATGCAGGCACAGTCTGGAGTATACCGTACAGGATGCGGATTGGCAAATTCCTGAAGAATGGTAGCAATATCATAGAAGTAGATGTCACAAATCTACCGTTTAACCGTATCCGGTATTTCGATCAACAGGGAATAAAATGGAGAATATTTAAAGATATTAATATTGTGAATACAGCCTACAAGGATGCGTCTTATGGATCCTGGCCCCTTGCGGTTTCAGGTTTGATCCAGCCGGTAAAGCTCAGACCGCTCTTCAGGAAACAATAG
- a CDS encoding class I fructose-bisphosphate aldolase, with the protein MKAYRLNRLFNPASGKCFNVAIDHGFFNEYTFLEGIEDIKAAVELVAGAGPDAVQLTVGQAKYLQAIPGKQRPALVLRTDVANVYGSALSAASFSKVIDQAALQAVRLDAACMCINLFVIPGAPEVTGQCIDNIIRLKLEADYYQMPLMIEPLVFRPNTEKGGYMVDGDIKKIMPLVRQAVELGADIIKADPCTDLSAYHKVIAVAGNIPVLVRGGGKTTDEEIKERTVELMQQGAAGIVYGRNIIQHASPRRITEALMQIVHG; encoded by the coding sequence ATGAAGGCATACAGACTTAACAGGTTATTTAATCCTGCTTCCGGAAAATGTTTTAATGTGGCTATTGATCACGGATTTTTCAATGAATACACTTTTCTGGAGGGAATAGAAGACATCAAAGCGGCTGTAGAGCTGGTTGCGGGTGCGGGGCCTGATGCCGTACAATTAACGGTTGGACAGGCAAAGTATTTACAGGCAATACCAGGAAAGCAAAGGCCTGCATTGGTATTAAGGACTGATGTGGCGAATGTGTATGGAAGCGCGTTATCAGCCGCTTCCTTCAGCAAAGTAATTGATCAGGCTGCATTGCAGGCAGTCCGGCTGGATGCTGCATGTATGTGTATCAATTTGTTTGTCATTCCTGGTGCGCCCGAGGTTACCGGCCAATGCATCGACAATATTATCAGGCTTAAACTGGAGGCAGATTATTATCAGATGCCGTTGATGATTGAACCGTTGGTATTCCGGCCCAACACTGAGAAGGGGGGATATATGGTAGATGGGGATATCAAAAAAATTATGCCATTGGTACGCCAGGCTGTTGAATTGGGGGCAGACATTATTAAGGCTGATCCCTGCACTGATTTATCTGCATATCACAAGGTGATAGCGGTGGCAGGAAATATACCGGTATTGGTACGTGGGGGTGGAAAAACAACGGATGAAGAGATCAAGGAAAGAACCGTTGAACTTATGCAACAAGGGGCCGCTGGAATAGTATATGGAAGGAATATCATACAGCATGCAAGCCCACGCCGGATCACGGAAGCGCTAATGCAGATAGTGCATGGATAA
- a CDS encoding carbohydrate kinase family protein, whose product MRKYDAVIAGYICVDLIPTFKSNIQVSEVSDLLRPGKLVEIAGMESTLGGVVANTGMAMKKFSKQVYLNGLIGSDFIGVIARAALDKYELSEGIRTVNGVGTAFGLVIAPPGVDRMFLEAPGCSELFDVEHINYEAVADSRLFHFGYPPLLHKFYRQKGKQLIALFKKINDLGVVTSLDFSLPDADSESGRVNWLEILKKTLPYTDIFAPSLEEALKMIFPYEYTIIEAEDGDFVDKVPLDLIKELGETLVAYGANIVLIKAAHRGVFLWTGDVASVNKKNTLHLSPAEWNNRQLWCNAYPVAEEKVKSTSGAGDTAVAAFLTAILNGESPGAAMKYAAVAGRNNLYCNDVYREMADWAAMTKELKRVANDVRNVTDLIISAASNSNC is encoded by the coding sequence ATGAGAAAATATGATGCAGTAATAGCAGGATATATTTGTGTAGACCTTATTCCAACATTCAAAAGTAATATTCAGGTTAGTGAAGTATCTGATTTGTTGAGGCCGGGTAAACTGGTTGAAATTGCAGGCATGGAATCAACATTGGGAGGAGTGGTGGCAAATACCGGAATGGCGATGAAGAAATTTTCTAAACAGGTTTATTTAAATGGCCTGATTGGTTCAGATTTTATAGGGGTAATTGCCAGAGCGGCTTTGGATAAGTATGAGCTGTCTGAAGGAATACGTACGGTAAATGGAGTAGGAACAGCTTTTGGTCTGGTGATAGCTCCTCCCGGTGTTGACCGGATGTTTCTGGAAGCCCCAGGTTGCAGCGAATTATTTGATGTAGAGCATATTAATTATGAGGCAGTGGCCGATAGCAGGCTGTTCCATTTTGGTTACCCTCCCTTGTTACATAAATTTTACCGCCAGAAAGGAAAGCAGTTGATTGCCCTTTTTAAAAAGATAAATGATCTTGGGGTAGTTACTTCCCTGGATTTTAGTTTGCCGGATGCTGATAGTGAATCAGGGAGAGTGAACTGGCTGGAAATCCTTAAAAAGACATTACCCTACACGGATATTTTTGCGCCAAGCCTGGAAGAAGCCTTAAAAATGATTTTTCCTTATGAGTATACAATTATAGAGGCTGAAGATGGCGATTTCGTAGATAAAGTGCCACTGGATTTGATTAAGGAATTGGGCGAAACATTGGTTGCCTATGGCGCCAATATTGTATTAATTAAAGCAGCTCACAGAGGAGTGTTTTTGTGGACCGGCGATGTTGCTTCAGTTAATAAGAAAAACACATTACATCTTTCTCCGGCAGAATGGAATAACAGACAACTTTGGTGCAATGCATATCCCGTGGCAGAAGAGAAAGTAAAAAGCACATCAGGTGCGGGAGATACAGCTGTAGCGGCATTTTTGACTGCCATTTTAAATGGTGAATCTCCCGGTGCTGCGATGAAGTATGCAGCTGTTGCAGGCCGGAACAATCTTTATTGCAATGACGTGTATAGAGAAATGGCGGATTGGGCTGCGATGACAAAAGAACTGAAGCGGGTAGCTAATGATGTAAGAAATGTAACCGATCTGATTATAAGCGCAGCAAGCAACAGTAATTGCTGA